The Bos indicus x Bos taurus breed Angus x Brahman F1 hybrid chromosome 3, Bos_hybrid_MaternalHap_v2.0, whole genome shotgun sequence genome segment ACCGTTTCTCAAAAAATGACAACTAGAACTACACATGAACGAACAGTCCCTTTTCTGGGTATTTTTCCAGAAGAATTGAAATCAGCATCTGGAAGAGATTTTAGCATTCCTGTGTTCACTGCTGCAGTATTCACAGCTGCCAAGACGTGGACACAATCCAGCTGTCCATCAACaagtgaatgaacaaagaaaCTGCTGtctgtacatacaatggaatactatttaccCTTTCAGAAAAGGGAAGTTTTGTTCAcaaattttatgctagtgtccattGTTGCTTTGCACACCTTATTCAAGAGTCCACGTTGTATTTAGttgcattgagcagcttcagcacatgcaacaaattctgacaagttcttttcatttttattgttacaaATGTCTTCAAATTTTCCTTGTTTTGGCATCTTAGacacacccatcatttaaaagtggacatttaatttccaaaaatagggttttaaaaaatatctttgagaTTAACttatcattttgatattaattacTCATTTAAATACTTCCTTCTCTACAGTCACCCTCTgtgcttttccattcttttaattttatcaagGTTTTCAACGGCTAACTCAAAGAGCTCTCTCGGAAAACGTCACACTGCAATTGAAAATATGTGGgctattttcaaacatttttgatAGTTacttctaacataattccacagtaatAACAGAGCAGCCTATGTGTGATTTCAATGCCTCTACACAATGAAATTtctgcaccttgttttatgtccctggatatgttccagtgtctccttgtttatagtctatgggaacttgaatagaatttgtatcctgctgttgtgtgaaaattgtgtaaatcttttttttttaactttattttatttttaaattttacataattgtattagttttgccaaatatcaaaatgaatctgccacaggtatacatgtgttccccatcctgaaccctcctccctccccataccatccctctgggtcgtcccagtgcacgagccccaagcatccagtatcgtgcatcgaacctggactggcaactcatttcttgcatgatattttacatgtttcaatgtcattctcccaaatcttcccaccgtctccctctcccacagagtccataagactgttctatacatcagtgtctcttttgctgtctcgtacactgggttattgttaccatctttctaaattccatatatatgtgttagtatattgtatttatgtttttccttctggcttacttcactctgtataataggctccagtttcatccacctcattagaactgtaaATCTTAACTATATTGAATTGGTatatagtgcttttcaggtctactatatccttctactttttgtctgttctattaatttttgagaaaataataattaattttttctattaatattgaaactccaactaaaaatcttatctagttaaaaaataattataatacatagtggaactatatgtaacctgttctgtattttccaagtctcctgtaaatgtgttatcatactttcataacttaaaaaataaaacatttttttacaaAGGGAAATTTTGCACTATGCAAAAGCATGGGTTTATTATGCTAAGTAAGATGAGCCAATCACAAAATTGCATTATCCCACCCGTTGGAGGTACCTAAAATGCTCAGATTCATAGAATCAAACAGTAAGCAGGTGGTTGCAGTGCAACTGGGCAGAGCTATTATTTAGGAGGCATAAATTTTCATCCAAACAAGATGAATAAGCTCTAGAGttctgctgtacaatattgtaCCCACAGCCAACACGTTAAATTTTGTTAGGCAGTAGATCTCTAAGTGTTCTttacataacaacaacaaaaaataatgtgatgtcctaaatattcattttcgTGGAGTTCAGTCAACAAACTGTGATCTTCCCATACACTGGAGACattgaaagcctggcttggaaggACAAAGATTACAGTGTTTGGTTAAAAAATCACAGGCCTGATGTGTAGTGTGACCATATTTTTGTAAGGAAAAATCAACTTCTACAAAATGCACATGCTCGCTGATGCCACCTCCTCCCCTCATGGTTTCAAAAGTGAAGACATCAAACTGCTGGCCAAGGTTAGGTCAGCGATTGGCAAAGACACAGTGGCATACTCACAGCTGGCTCCAAACACCTTCTATTTGCCTGACTTTGTCAGACACTTTTATGGTTTTGAGAATCAAGATTGTTCAGTTATCATGCTTCACTTTCCTCCATCCTCCCCcaggaaagaaatatatttaggGTGGTCTTCTCTCTCTCATGGGGACTGACTTGCACAAGGTCAGGATCCACTGGAGGGAGGAGCCCAGAGGGGTCCAGAGGAGGATTTGCTCCTCAGCAGCCATTTAAGACAGAGCAGCGCGCTTTGGGTGGAGGAGGGGGGGCGATGGAGCAGCTTTGGACCCCGGCATCCACCCCTGCCGCCCCGGGGACATGTCCACTGAGGTCACGGGGCCGGTTCTTTGGCTCTGGGCTTGGCTCCTGTTTGCCGCTCTGGAAGCTGAGGGGCTTCTGGGCTTTGCTCACTGGACCTTGAGGTGAAGCAGGACCAGACAAGGGCAGGTGACTGGGGCCCCAGGAGCACACGGAGTCCCAGTTCACCGCAGAGGCTGGGACACAAAGCGGCTCACCTAATTAGCCACTGGAGGCAGCAAGTTTCACCATGCCAAGTAGAGAGGTCTCCCCAGCAGTGACCCCAGGGTAGGGGCCTGACCTGCTGCCTGGGTGATGCAACAGGAGCTGGGCGGGCAGGTGAGCTGATAGACTCCCCTGCTTCCACCAAGACCCAGGGCCTTCCCACTCCAGAACCCAGAGCACCGGCCTGACGCTTGCTGACACCCCAGCGTCCTCCCCTACCCACTCCCCACTGGCGCTTCACGGCGTGGGAAGCCAGAGGtgaatggggaggggtgggggtcctCGATGCCACCTCAGATGCAGCACAGACCTGGGTCAGGAGCTCAGGAGACCTGGGCAAGCAGATCCTGCATGTGTGGGCTTGAGTGAGTCACGACCCTCACCTGGACAGGGTAAGGTCAGGGCAGCCACCCGGAGGGGCTGCAGGAGTGGGAGGAGACCATGTGTGTAAGGGGCAGCAGGGCCGTGTATACAGTAAGCACTCAGGTCTCCTCTCGGCAGGGGAAGTGGGGGCACCCTCCCGCCTGACCAGCCCTGCCTGTGGGCTGCAGGGCCATTTAGACTAAAGGGACAGTTTTCATTATAAACAGAGAGCACCACTGTCTacttcactttaatgcattgctCAGGGTCAGATCAGGACCACCAGACCCTGAGCACGCGCTACTAGGGCACAGACCCCATGCTGGGGGTGCACAAATAACAGACCAAGGCCAGCCTCGGGCCGCAGACATGGAATCAAATACCTGCAGTTTGACATGACCAGGACAGCAAGAGGGGGCATGATCAGGCTGCTGAtggcacagaggaggaaacagtcaCAGCAGAGCAGGCCACAGAGGGTCCCTGGCGAGACGAGAGAGCTAGTGACCCCTGCATGGTGGACAGGGCTAGGCAGGTGTTTCAGACAGAATGAGACAGTGGAGAagtctgcctcctgagaaacctgtatgcaggtcaggaagcaacagttaaaactggacatggaacaacagactggttccaaataggaaaaggagtgtgtcaaggctgtatattgtcaccctgcttatttaacttatacgcagagtacatcatgagaaacactgggctggaagaagcacaagctggaatcgagattgccgggagaaatatcagtaacctcagatacgcagatgacaccacccttatggcagaaagtgaagaggaactaaagagcctcttgatgaaagtgaaagaggagagtgaaaaagttgccttaaaactcaacattcagaaaactgagatcatggcatccggtcccatctctttgtggcaaatagatggggaaacagtggaaacagtgaaagactttactttttggggctccacaatcaccgcagatggtgactgcagccatgatattaaaagatgcttactccttggaaggaaagttatcaccaacctagatagcatattaaaaagcagagaaattactttgccaataaaggtccgtctagtcaaggctatggtttttccagcagtcatatatggatgtgagagttggactataagaaagctgagtgctgaagaattgatgcttttgaactgtggtattggagaagactcttgagagtcccttggactgcaaggagatccaaccagtccattctaaaggagatcagtgttgaatattcactggaaggactgatgctgaagctgaagctccaatactttagccacctgatgcgaagggctgactcattgggaaagactctgatgctgggaaagactgaaggcaggaggagaaggggatgacagagggtgagatggttggatggcatcactgactcaatggacatgagtctgagtaaactccgggagttggtgatggacagggaggcctggcgtgctgcagtccatggggtctcaaagagtcggactcttTGCGGAATCACTcggatgactgagcgactgaaccgcactgaactgaaagaaatgaaggaagtggTCAGAGAACCTGGCTGGGGACAAGCAAAGACTGGGGTCACCAAGCCTGAAAGGAGAAAGTCTAGAGAGGGAGGAAGCAGGGGGCAAAAAACTGCTTGTTCATCTCACGTGACTTGAGGCAAGGTTACTTCTAACTCATCCTGGTGTCTGTCTGATCCATAAGGAAGTGGCATCTGTGCAGTAAATTAAGTGCTGTATGTGTTCCCTTTCAGTCTGGCTTGAGCTCCTTCAGAGGAGGCGGTGGCGGCTGCTCCCCAGGTCAGCAAGGGCAGGTCTCCTGTGGACCCCTCTCCAGTGCCACGGCTTCAGGACGCGGACAAGTGCTCCAGCCCTCCACCTTCACTACAACACATGCAGAAGTGTGCACAGAGTCACACTCGGTGTCCAGGCATGATAGCAAAGCAGACCCCCGCCCAGGAAGCATGCAGGCCAAGACACGCTCTACCCCCAGTCTCAGCTCAGCAGTTCACATGCCCCACGTGCCCTGGCTGTTCAGGAGCCCCAGCTTCCATTGATCCCTGGTAACGTAGGCACTGTCCTGACGTTTAAGGTAATCATGGTATTTCTTTTCaaactttaactttttattgtatgTTGGAATATACTTgatcaacaatgttgtgataacttcaagtgtacagcagagtTATTCGGCTAACGTACCTGTATTCactccttttcaaattcttttcccatttattttgtcacatagcattgagcagagtccctgtgctgtgcagtaggtccttgttggcgatccattttaaatactgctgtgtgtgcgtgcatcccaaactccctagctatcccttccccccagtcTTCCTCCCcggtgaccataagtttgttctctaagtctgtgagtctgtttctgttttgtaaatacttctatcatttctttctagattGGGCATATATGCAATatcatgcaatatttctctttgcctgacttcactcagtatgacaatctctaggtccgtccatgttgctgcaaatggcattttttattctttttaatggctgagcccCAGGTGGGTAGTaatcaagaacccacctgccaacgcaagagatgccaaattgatgcctgggtcaggaagattccctggagaaggaaatggaaaccccctccagtgttcttgcctggaaatttccttggacagaggagtctggtgggctactgtgcGTGTAGTTGTGGAGTCGACGCGACCGAGcagctgagcgcacacacacgcGCAATGCTCCCATAACGTGTTTCCGCGTCTTCCTTGCCCCTCCTCCGCTGATGcgcattcaggttgcttccatgtcctggctactgtgaaCAGCGGGGTGCAGGCATCCTTTCAGACCATGGTTTTCTCAAGATACACGCCTAGGAGGGGGAtcgctgaatcatatggtagctctatttttagtttttcgaGGACCCTGCCTccagttctccacagtggctgcaccaatttacatttctaccaacagtggaGCTTGCCTGCgctctttatttccttccattcCTTTGCATTCACTGAAAACTGttattattccatttcttctttatattacTTGGGATGTTTCACATTCCTTCACTTTTTCTCTCAGTTGTTACAAAAAGATTAAAGTTGCATTTTTGAATGAATACAACTCACAGtagcatttttatttactttctgaaCAAGGCAAAAAGCCTTAGACTATTTGTACCCTAATTGCCCCCTCCTGAATGGCATACATTTggtgttttctattttaatccCTCTCTGTTTTGACCTTCAAGCATTTTATAACATCCACATTTATTCAGATATCTCAATATTTTCGCCCTTTCCCTCGATTTCGTTGTTTCTGCCATCCCTGGGTTTCCACCTGGGATCAATTTCCTTTTACCTGAaggtcatctttcaggatttcccgTGGTTTGTGTCTGTCAGTGACAAACTCTCTCCGTTTTATCTTGCTGGTAAATCTTTTTATAGCAGCCTCCTTCTTTCGTTTTTGTTTAAATTGAGAAACAATTCTTATATGACAAACTTCTacaatttcacaattttaaagtgtataagcaggtgtgttttcctttttgttttagcATATCCACGATGCTGTCTGTCATCACCACTAGCTAGTCTCAGAATATTCTCCTCCCTCCtgctctcccagcccctggctaCTGCTAATGTACTTTTTGCCTCTGcgtttgccttttctggacatttccaCGGAATCATAGGATTTGTGCCCTTTCAGATCTGGTTTTGTTTACTTAGCATTGTTTTCAAGGCTTCTCCATATTGTGTCTTGTATTAGAACTTTATTCCCTTTATGGCTAAATATTATTCCATTCTACGGCTATATCAAATTTTGTCTATTCCtcatttgatggacatttggctcACATCCACtttctggctattatgaatactgctattataaatatttgtttacaaGCCTTTAAGTGACTTTATGTTTTCAGTGCTCTTGGGTTACATGCCTAAGAGGGGATTGTTACTGTACACTCTGGTAGCTCTACTGTTTTCTGGAGCAGCTGCGCCACTTTTACATCTATATTAATGTTGTGTGATGGTTCCAGTTCCCCCGCATCCTCACTGACAGGTgctcttctctgctttttcactATGGACGTTCTAGTGGGTTGAGTGGATCTCATACTGGGCTTCAGCCTTGATTcctctaatgactaatgatgttgaacatcttctccTGTACTTaatggccatttgtgtatcttctttggagaaatgcttattcaagtcctttgcccatttaaaaaattgattgtctttttgttgctgagttgtaagagttctttatggtTTATGGAGATGAggtccttatcagatatataatctGCAGACATTTTAtctcatggtttttattttcattttcttgataatgtcctttgagacataaagtattttaatttcgATGAAATCCAATCATTTTCTTACTATTGTTGCTTGTGTTTTTCAGTTATATTTAGGAAAATGCTGACTAATCCCAGGTCATGACAATTTACACTGACCTTTTCTTCTATTCTAATAGTTTCAGTGCTTACTTTTAGGGCTTTTCCTGTTTTGAGTCAATTTTTGTAAGTAGTGTGAGGTAgaccttttcattcctttttttgcatgtggatttcCAGTTATTCCATCACTGTTTGttgaagattttattcttttcctattaATTGGTCTTGGCACCCTGTTGAAAATCAACTGGCTACAAATGTATGGAAAGCCAACCGAAGTCTTACTGCTGCAGTAGATTCTTTGAAGGGACAGTCTGTTTTTCCTCAGGCTGCATTTAAGACTTCTCCCTCtgtttcagttttaaatatttttactctgATATACATAAATGTGCTGTTCTTTGCATTAACTCTGCTTTAATTTAATAGGCCTCGTGAATCTGCAGATTAATATTTTCCATTGGTTTGATAAAACACTTGGCCATCATCTCTTCCAATTCAGATTCagcctgtctctctgtctccttttttAGTAACTTACTTCTGTGGATGCATCCTTGGTGGTTCCGAGTATCAAATACATgttttacaagttttttttttttctttttttctattgtcACCAGTAGTTCCACAAAACAAGCAACAGAGCAAAAAGTCACTGCCCGGGCACTGGGCCTCTCGGACTTTCTTTCCAAAACTGGTGTATGTCTCCAGGGCAAAGAACTCTCAGCACTGGAATCCCCGGTCCTCTGTGTTTATCTTGAACTTCGTTAGCAGTTCTCCACTAAGTCATTAACTAACTCTCCTAAATGTTCAaccaaatttcatttttattgttgatCTTTTCTAATAGTCTTCAGCAGGAAGTTTAGTTTGGGTTAGCTAGTTCACCATCACTGGAGGTGTAGTTCTGCTGGTCTGAGGACTGAGGTCATGTCACCCCATGGAAATGGAAACCTCTCAGTAATGACTTTTCAGGAGTTCTTGCTGGAGGGATTTGAGGGTGGTCTGCAGACCCAGGCCCTGCTCTTTGCTCTGTTCCTGGCCCTGTACGTGGTGGCCATCCTGGGGAACCTCACCATGATCATGGTCATCACCCTGGATGCCCGTCTGCACTCCccaatgtacttcttcctcaagAACCTCTCCTTCCTGGACCTGTGCTACTCATCTGTCATCGCCCCCAAGGCCCTGGTCAACTTCCTGTCCTCCTCCAAGGTCATCACTTTTGCAGGCTGTGCCACTCAACTGTTCTTCTTCTCCCTGATGTGCACCAGCCAGGGGTTCCTCTTGgccgtgatggcctatgaccgcttcgTGGCCATTGGCAGCCCCCTGCGCTATCCCATCACCATGTGCCCCTCAGTCTGTGCCCGCCTGGTGCTGGGCTGCTACTGTGGGGGCTGCCTCAACTCCATCCTGCAGACCAGCTTCACATTCAGCCTCCCGTTCTGCAGCTCCAACCACGTcaaccacttcttctgtgatgtGCCCCCCCTGCTCCGGGTTGCCTGTGGCAACACAGCCCTCAATGAGCTGCTCTTGTTTGGCATCTGTGGGGTCATCATTGTGGGTGTGACAATTGTGGTCTTCATCTCCTATGGCTACATCATAGTGACCATCCTGAGGATGCACTCAGCAGCTGGACGCCACAAAATCTTCTCCACCTGTGGCTCCCACATGACTGCAGTGACGGTCCTTATTGGGACTGTCTTTGTCATGTATGCCCAGCCGGGAGCTGTGGAGTCCATGGAGCAGGGCAAGGCGGTCTCTGTCTTCTATACCCTGGTCATCCCGATGCTGAACCCTCtcatctacagtctgagaaaCAGGGATGTGAAGGATGCCCTGAGGAGACTGGGCCAGAAGCACATAGCCACGTGAAGGAGGGTGGCCAGAGAggaggcatggatttgatccttggtcaaggaattAATATCCTAAAACTGTTCTCTTGAATTTTTGTGTACTTAAAAAGTaggcaaaattaattttaatagaataaaattgTCGAAGGACTTAAACAACTTGATTTCAGGATTTACTATAAAAACCAGAGAAATCACAACAGTGTAATTTGGGCATACTGAAACAGAATCAAGAATACAGACTAAATTTATGTATATAAGGTCCATTTATTTTTGACGTAACTGGCAGGCTAATTCAATGGAGAAATAGTGTTTTCAACAAGTTGTTCTGAAACAATTGAACATCCATATGCAAAAAGACACACATCAACCCCAATAATGATTAACTCAAAACAGACAAGATTCCTAAGTATAAAgtgtaaaaatttaaaacctgtggaagaaaatgcaggagaccatctTTAAAACTTTGGGTTAGGCAAGCATTTCTTTGATAGGACACAAGTTGTGTAAGCTACAGAGGGAAACATTTGATAATTAGAACTTTAtacaagttaaaaatatttagtttacAGAGACACATTGaaacagtaaaagaaacagacatgaaaaaaatatttgcaaaacatgtaTTTGATAAAAGACATACTTAGAGTATattaagaactcttaaaactccaTAATAAGATATCTGAATTAAAAAGACACCTGAATTATAAAAAAGGCCAAAGGGGACCTCTGATTCCCTGTTCCACgtgtaaaactcttaaaaattgcCACTCCATCCCGATAACAAATAAAAAGCTAAACAGACTGACAAAATTACAACCATATTCTTGGATAACTTACATTTGTATAGCATagtttataaacataatttttttcaaaatgattgtGTAACCATGTAAAGACATTATATGGAATCATGTAAGCTGGATTGTTAATATAGATtatctaaggcaatggcaccctgctccagtactcttgcctggaaaatcccatggatggaggagcctggaaggctgcaatccaagagggtcactgagggtcggacacgactgagcgacttcactttcacttttcactttcatgcattggagaaggaaatggcaacccactgcagtgtttttgcctggagaatcccagggacggggaagcctggtgggctgccatctatgggatcacacagagttggacacgactgaagtgacttagcagcagtagcagcaaggtcatacactggagaaaggaatggcaatccactcccgtattcttgcctggagaattcatggacaaaggagccaggtgggctacagtgcatggggtcacaaagaattggacacaactgagtgagtaacacacacacacacacatcatacatggctttcctgatggctcgggtggtaaaaaaatctgcatgcaatgtgggagacctgggttctatccctggtttgggaagatcccccagagaagggatggtacccactccagtattctttcctggagaacttcatggacagaggagccttgagggctacagcccatggggttgcaaagagtcagacacaactgagtgactaacactttcacacttttcacaCAAGGTCATATATGGGCTTTctaagtggctcagtagtaaaacaaacaaacaaaaaacaacaaaaaaaagactaccttcaatgctggagatgcaggagattcaggtttaatctctggattcggaaggtcccctggaggaagaaatgacaacccattccagtattcttgccaggcaatcccatggacagaggagcctggcaggctacagtccatgaggttgcaaagagtcagacatgacttagctattgAGCATGCACGCACCTAAGGTCACATATAAGCTTGTGTTATACGCTCATATGTTAGGAAGGAAACTGatccaattttttaaaggaaagggaaaaatgactACAGAAAACTCTGCCAACAATCATAAAAACAGCTTAAAAAtctgtatataaaaatgtttattcatttaaagaaattatatatttgtgtatatagaaagaaattaaaaactatttacaTTCAGAAATTGAAACTTAATCATCTTTAAAGGAGTGACCCAAGTCTAGAGAACCTAGCACTGAACCTGGGCACATACAGAAACGTGGCAAATGTGGGCAGAAGACATTTGGCTACAGGCACAATACCCAGCAGCAGCTTAGGCTGCAAGGACATGCTATTTTATATTACAAGATGCAAGAAATCAACTCCTTGTGCTTTTCTCGGATTACCTCCCATCGTCGCTGCAGTTTTGAACACAGTTGTCAAGCACAGACATTAAGGTAGTCCTCACAGGGAAGGTCAAGAACTAGCCAAGCAAGTATCCcaggaagacaaaagaaaagcagGTGCTATTTTGACCCAAGAGGAAGTGTGGCCAGCATGCTCGAGAAACATTAAAGAGACCACAACAAGCTAtcgaaaattcttacagagatgggaataccagaccacctttcctgtctcctgagaaacctgtatgtaggtcaagaagcaccagttagaaccaggcatgggacaatggattggttcca includes the following:
- the LOC113890537 gene encoding olfactory receptor 12-like is translated as MSPHGNGNLSVMTFQEFLLEGFEGGLQTQALLFALFLALYVVAILGNLTMIMVITLDARLHSPMYFFLKNLSFLDLCYSSVIAPKALVNFLSSSKVITFAGCATQLFFFSLMCTSQGFLLAVMAYDRFVAIGSPLRYPITMCPSVCARLVLGCYCGGCLNSILQTSFTFSLPFCSSNHVNHFFCDVPPLLRVACGNTALNELLLFGICGVIIVGVTIVVFISYGYIIVTILRMHSAAGRHKIFSTCGSHMTAVTVLIGTVFVMYAQPGAVESMEQGKAVSVFYTLVIPMLNPLIYSLRNRDVKDALRRLGQKHIAT